A window of Rhododendron vialii isolate Sample 1 chromosome 13a, ASM3025357v1 contains these coding sequences:
- the LOC131314902 gene encoding protein PHOTOSYSTEM I ASSEMBLY 2, chloroplastic has translation MACHLSFTASSAFPLCSVPSRNSARLPNAKSVVFQLRSSSENESCSPGVSDQSPEPIQKKESELTSRRQCMTCLCSAMVLINIGNSVSESKAISMDGRPVCRNCLGSGAIICDMCGGTGKWKALNRKRAKDVYEFTECPNCYGRGKLVCPVCLGTGLPNNKGLLRRPDAKQLLDKMYNGRLLPNS, from the exons atggcgtGTCATCTCTCCTTTACTGCATCCTCAGCTTTCCCACTCTGCTCTGTACCCTCAAGGAACTCCGCAAGGCTCC CAAATGCAAAGTCAGTTGTGTTTCAATTAAGATCCAGCTCGGAGAATGAGAGCTGTTCTCCTGGTGTCTCGGACCAGTCACCTGAACCAATCCAAAAAAAG GAATCTGAGTTGACCTCACGACGTCAGTGCATGACGTGTTTATGTTCAGCTATGGTTTTGATAAATATTGGCAATTCAGTTTCTGAGTCAAAGGCAATTTCTATGGACGGAAGACCAGTGTGCCGGAATTGTCTGGGTAGCGGTGCTATAATTT gTGATATGTGTGGTGGTACAGGAAAATGGAAGGCTCTCAACAGAAAACGTGCGAAAGATGTTTATGAATTCACCGAATGTCCAAATTGTTATG GTAGAGGGAAACTTGTGTGTCCTGTTTGTTTGGGTACTGGTTTACCAAATAACAAAGGTCTTCTTAGGAGGCCTGACGCGAAGCAACTGCTTGATAAGATGTACAACGGTCGGCTATTACCAAACTC GTAA
- the LOC131314901 gene encoding metal tolerance protein 4-like: protein MDGDSEAKTPLLAVAGKMLEGSGRQTRSLSRGYSVNSLREEFVSRLPDKVRAAVDLESVSLIDFSKTSALTPGEKEYYGRQVATLKSFEEVDSILQSDEIVEDPEEQAQQEGAMKISNYANVVLLAFKIYATIKSGSIAIAASTLDSLLDLMAGGILWFTHLSMTNINIYKYPIGKLRVQPVGIIIFAAIMATLGFQILVQAVEELVEDEGSENLTSSQLIWLCAIMLSATVVKLALWLYCRSSGSDIVRAYAKDHYFDVITNVVGLVAAILGDKVLWWIDPAGAIVLAIYTISNWSGTVFENAVSLVGQSAPPEFLRKLTYLVIRHPQVKRIDTVRAYTFGVLYFVEVDIELPEELPLKTAHTIGETLQIKLEKLPEVERAFVHLDYECEHKPEHSVLSRLPRNQD, encoded by the exons ATGGACGGGGATTCGGAAGCGAAAACGCCGCTGTTGGCGGTGGCGGGGAAGATGCTGGAAGGGAGCGGGCGGCAGACCAGAAGTCTGAGTCGGGGGTACTCGGTTAACTCGTTGAGAGAAGAGTTTGTGTCGAGGCTGCCTGATAAGGTCCGAGCTGCTGTCGATCTTGAGTCTGTTTCGCTCATCGATTTCTCCAAAACCTCTGCCTTGACTCCTg GGGAGAAAGAGTACTATGGAAGACAAGTTGCAACGCTAAAATCATTCGAGGAAGTCGATTCTATTTTGCAATCTGATGAGATTGTGGAAGACCCGGAAGAACAAGCCCAACAGGAAGGAGCAATGAAGATATCTAATTATGCAAATGTTGTACTGTTGGCGTTTAAG ATTTACGCTACGATAAAGAGTGGATCAATAGCCATTGCTGCATCAACACTGGATTCCTTACTTGATCTTATGGCCGGCGGCATACTTTGGTTCACTCACCTGTCAATGACGAACATTAATATCTACAAGTATCCTATTGGGAAATTGAGGGTGCAACCAGTAGGCATAATCATCTTTGCTGCTATTATGGCCACACTTG GCTTTCAGATATTGGTCCAGGCTGTGGAAGAACTGGTTGAAGATGAGGGTTCTGAAAATCTGACCTCAAGTCAATTGATATGGTTGTGCGCTATTATGCTTTCTGCTACTGTGGTAAAACTTGCCCTCTGGCTTTACTGCAGAAGCTCAGGCAGTGACATTGTCCGTGCCTATGCAAAG GATCACTACTTTGATGTGATAACGAACGTAGTGGGGTTAGTCGCTGCGATTCTTGGTGACAAGGTGTTGTGGTGGATTGACCCTGCTGGTGCTATTGTCCTTGCAATTTATACCATCTCTAATTGGTCAGGAACTGTTTTCGAAAATGCAG TGTCGCTTGTGGGACAATCAGCTCCGCCCGAATTCTTGCGGAAATTGACGTATCTTGTCATAAGGCATCCACAAGTAAAGCGTATCGACACAGTCCGAGCGTACACTTTTGGTGTTCTGTATTTTGTAGAG GTTGACATTGAACTTCCTGAAGAACTACCCTTGAAAACAGCACATACCATAGGAGAGACACTGCAGATAAAGTTAGAGAAACTACCTGAAGTGGAACGGGCATTCGTTCATCTCGATTATGAATGTGAACACAAGCCAGAACACTCTGTTCTCAGCAGGCTGCCCAGAAACCAGGATTGA